A stretch of DNA from Brevinematales bacterium:
TATGAATTAACGAAAATACCCTATATTGACGCGGCGGGGAGTCTGGGTATCGCGTTCTTTTCCTTCCGCGAAGGCCGTGAAGCGTTCGAAAAGGCGGGGGGAAAGCAGTGCGGCTGCGGCGGAGATAGCTGCGAAAATGAAAACGAATGATGTATCGAAATAAAAAAAGGCCGTCTCGCGACGGCCTATATTTTTAATCATACTATTTCTTTTCGAACATCGAGCGGATTTCTTTACCGACTATTTCTATCGGGTGCTTCGCCCATTCGGCGCGCTTCTTGAGAAGGTTCGGTTTGCCGTTGCGGGCTTCTTCGAGCCACGTCTTGGCGAACTCGCCGTTCTCGATCAGCTTGAGGGACTCGCGCATTCTATCCTTCACGCTCGGGTCGATGATCTTAGGCCCGTTGTAGTATTCGCCGAACTCAGCGGTATTGGAGATAACCGCGTTCATTCCCTGGATACCGCGTTCGAACACGAGGTCGACGATCAGCTTCAGCTCGTGGAGCACCTCGAAGTAAGCCATTTCCGGGGGATATCCCGCTTCGGTGAGAACTTCGAAACCGTACTTGATGAGGTCGACCGTACCGCCGCAGAGGACGTTCTGTTCGCCGAACAGGTCTTCGTAGGTTTCCTGCTCGAACGTACACTTGAGCACACCCGCGCGGGTGAAGCCCATCGCCTTACACATCGCGAGCGCGACCTGCTCCGCCTTACCGGTGCCGTCCTGCGCAACCGCGTAGAGGCCGGGAACTCCGAAACCGGCAAGGTAAGCCTTGCGCTCTTCGGTGGCGGGAGCCTTAGGCGCGACCATGATGACATCGATGTCGGCGGGGGCGACGATCTGCTTGTACACGATATTGAAACCGTGGCTGCACGAAAGAGCCTTACCCTTGGTCATATGCTTCTCGATCTCGGCCTTGTAGACCGGCCCGTGGAACTCATCCGGTAAAAGGATATGGACGATATCGGCTTTGGCAGCGGCCTCGCCGATGCTATATACTTCAAAACCTTCTTCTTTCGCGCGTTTCCAGCTGGGATTCTCATTGTTTTCGAGTTTTTCCGTTTCGCCGATAATTACGTTCACCCCGGAGTCGCGCATACAAAGCGCCTGTGCGCTTCCCTGGCTACCGTATCCGATGACCGCGATCGTTTTCCCTTTCAGGACACTTATATCCGCGTCGGACTCATGATAAATTTTCATTACTGCCTCCTAAAAACTATTGGTGACCGATATTATAACGAGATTCGGATAATCTGTCCATTTCCGGCTTATTTTATTTCCATCCCGCGATATACAAAATTCGGCTTGCGGAATCCGCGAATTACAATAGAATGAATATACTTCTTTATTTGGAGGGCGTATGTTCAGGAAACTTTTCGTAATCATGGCAGTCCTTTTCAGCTTCGGATTCGCTTATACCCAGAGCATAGCCCCGTCGAAATGGAAGGCCGAATATTACAATAATCCCTACCTCGCGGGAACCCCGTTCCTTTCGCAGAATGAAGCCGCGCCGATTAAGTACAAATGGTGGGCGTCCCCCGTGCCCGGGATGTACCGCGATTTAATTTCAATCCGTTGGATAGGGCAGTTTAACACTCCATCGGACGAGGTTTATGTGATGAAGTTTTCCTCGGACGACGGGATACGGATTTATATCGACGGAAAACCCGTCGTGAACCGTTGGTACGAGCAGAAGGCCGCCGATATGGAAAAACCCATCTACCTGAAGAAAGGGAAGCACGAGGTAAAAATTGAGTTTTTCGACGTACTCGGAGCGGCGGCGGTATCGTTCGATATAGTCCGGCAGTTCGGCGATAGTGACGATACGGTCGCGATCACGGGTAAGGCGGTTCTGCCGAACGGCGCTAAAGCGCCGCAGGATAAGGAGATTTACTTCACCGCATCCGGTTCCGGCGGGCAGAACTATTACGGGTATACCGTGATACCGTCGGGAAAGAACGCCGCGGCGTATCAGGTCGG
This window harbors:
- the ilvC gene encoding ketol-acid reductoisomerase — translated: MKIYHESDADISVLKGKTIAVIGYGSQGSAQALCMRDSGVNVIIGETEKLENNENPSWKRAKEEGFEVYSIGEAAAKADIVHILLPDEFHGPVYKAEIEKHMTKGKALSCSHGFNIVYKQIVAPADIDVIMVAPKAPATEERKAYLAGFGVPGLYAVAQDGTGKAEQVALAMCKAMGFTRAGVLKCTFEQETYEDLFGEQNVLCGGTVDLIKYGFEVLTEAGYPPEMAYFEVLHELKLIVDLVFERGIQGMNAVISNTAEFGEYYNGPKIIDPSVKDRMRESLKLIENGEFAKTWLEEARNGKPNLLKKRAEWAKHPIEIVGKEIRSMFEKK